A genomic window from Rhodococcus sp. KBS0724 includes:
- a CDS encoding acyl-CoA dehydrogenase family protein — MPVERLMPSQEARDLIELTRDVADKVLAPKVNEYEKAEKYPDGVFPALGQAGLLSLPYPEEFGGGDQPYEVYLQVLEEIASRWAAVAVAVSVHSLSCFPLFTFGTDEQKNKWLPDMLGGNTIGAYSLSEAQAGSDAAALSCKAAPVDGGYRINGSKAWITNGGKADFYNLFARTSDDGSRGISCLLVDKDTEGLSFGKPEEKMGLRAVPTASANYDDAFIPDERLIGQRGQGLPIAFSALDSGRLGIAAVAVGIAQGALDDAVAYAKERKAFGKRIIDHQGLGFILADMAAAVDSARATYLDAARRRDAGVPYSRNASVAKLIATDAAMKVTTDAVQVFGGYGYTQDFPVERYMREAKITQIFEGTNQIQRLVIARQLAG, encoded by the coding sequence GTGCCGGTCGAACGTCTGATGCCCAGCCAAGAAGCTCGCGATCTCATCGAACTGACCCGAGACGTGGCAGACAAGGTCCTCGCCCCCAAGGTCAACGAATACGAGAAGGCCGAGAAGTACCCGGACGGAGTCTTCCCCGCACTCGGCCAAGCCGGGCTGCTGAGCCTGCCGTACCCCGAGGAATTCGGCGGCGGCGATCAGCCGTACGAGGTCTACTTGCAGGTTCTCGAAGAGATTGCCTCACGTTGGGCTGCGGTAGCCGTCGCAGTGAGCGTTCACAGCCTCTCCTGCTTCCCACTCTTCACCTTCGGCACCGACGAGCAGAAGAACAAGTGGCTGCCGGACATGTTGGGCGGCAATACCATCGGCGCCTACAGCCTCTCCGAAGCCCAGGCAGGATCCGACGCAGCAGCACTGTCCTGCAAGGCTGCACCCGTCGACGGCGGATACCGCATCAACGGCAGCAAAGCCTGGATCACGAACGGCGGCAAGGCAGACTTCTACAACCTCTTCGCCCGCACCAGCGACGACGGCTCACGCGGCATCTCCTGCCTCCTGGTGGACAAGGACACCGAAGGCCTGAGTTTCGGCAAACCCGAGGAAAAGATGGGACTGCGTGCGGTTCCCACCGCCTCCGCGAACTACGACGACGCCTTCATTCCTGACGAGCGCCTCATCGGCCAACGCGGTCAGGGACTTCCCATTGCGTTCAGCGCCCTCGACTCCGGCCGGTTGGGTATCGCAGCAGTTGCAGTCGGCATCGCCCAGGGCGCACTCGACGACGCGGTTGCCTACGCCAAGGAACGTAAGGCTTTCGGCAAGCGGATCATCGATCATCAGGGGCTCGGCTTCATTCTCGCCGACATGGCCGCAGCCGTCGACTCGGCACGTGCCACCTACCTCGATGCGGCCCGCCGCCGCGACGCCGGAGTGCCGTACTCCCGCAACGCCAGCGTCGCCAAACTGATTGCCACGGACGCCGCGATGAAGGTCACGACCGACGCCGTACAGGTATTCGGCGGCTACGGCTACACCCAGGACTTCCCGGTCGAACGGTACATGCGTGAAGCCAAGATTACCCAGATCTTCGAGGGCACCAACCAGATTCAGCGTCTGGTCATCGCCCGCCAATTGGCGGGATAG
- the truA gene encoding tRNA pseudouridine(38-40) synthase TruA, which yields MVSAHAESNEPAAPLGDGGLVRLRLDISYDGTDFSGWARQSDLRTVCGEIEDKLGTVLRQPVQLTVAGRTDAGVHASGQVAHVDVPADLLPADPSRLVRRLARFLPKDVRVKNISVVPADFDARFSAMRRYYEYRVSNAMFGVEPLRVRDMVSYPKPLDLSAMQEASQRLLGLHDFAAFCKRREGATTVRELQRFDWVQEGTVFTAYVNADAFCWSMVRSLVGAVLSVGEGRRTSDWLAGLLDETSRSSSILVAPAHGLSLVRVDYPDYSELAARNAITRETRELPSVGGCCGD from the coding sequence TTGGTTTCAGCACACGCTGAATCGAACGAGCCCGCCGCCCCCCTCGGGGACGGCGGGCTCGTTCGATTGCGGCTCGACATTTCCTACGACGGCACCGATTTCTCCGGGTGGGCCCGGCAGTCCGATCTACGCACGGTGTGCGGTGAGATCGAAGACAAACTGGGAACTGTTCTACGGCAACCCGTTCAGTTGACTGTCGCCGGTCGGACGGACGCCGGCGTCCACGCGAGTGGCCAGGTGGCGCACGTCGACGTGCCCGCTGATCTCCTGCCGGCCGATCCGTCGCGGTTGGTTCGGCGACTCGCTCGGTTCTTGCCGAAAGATGTTCGAGTCAAGAATATTTCCGTTGTCCCGGCGGATTTCGACGCGCGATTCTCCGCGATGCGACGCTATTACGAGTACCGGGTGTCCAACGCGATGTTCGGCGTCGAACCACTTCGTGTGCGTGACATGGTTTCGTACCCGAAGCCTCTTGATCTGTCTGCGATGCAGGAAGCGTCGCAGCGGCTTCTGGGGCTCCACGACTTTGCCGCATTCTGTAAGCGCCGCGAAGGTGCAACGACGGTACGCGAACTTCAGCGGTTCGACTGGGTACAAGAGGGCACGGTGTTCACTGCCTACGTGAATGCCGACGCGTTCTGCTGGTCGATGGTCCGGAGTCTTGTCGGCGCCGTATTGTCCGTCGGCGAGGGGCGTCGTACGTCGGATTGGCTGGCCGGGTTGCTCGATGAAACCTCGCGGTCGAGTTCCATCCTGGTGGCGCCCGCTCATGGATTGTCGTTGGTGCGAGTCGATTACCCGGACTACTCGGAGTTGGCGGCCCGCAACGCGATTACCCGTGAGACCCGCGAATTGCCGTCGGTCGGCGGTTGCTGCGGCGACTGA
- the rplQ gene encoding 50S ribosomal protein L17, whose amino-acid sequence MPKPKKGARFGGSASHQKAIFANLATALFEHGRITTTESKAKALRPYAEKLVTHAKAGTLAHRREVLKVIRNKDVVHTLFAEIGPFYADRNGGYTRIIKTIPRKGDNAPMAIIELVKEKTVTSEADRARRVKASQDAPAAENVVEAVEAEATEAEVENADAVVEAIEDETATAADAPEAKKD is encoded by the coding sequence ATGCCCAAGCCCAAGAAGGGTGCCCGCTTCGGCGGGTCGGCTTCCCACCAGAAGGCGATTTTCGCCAATCTGGCTACCGCGCTCTTCGAGCACGGTCGCATCACCACCACCGAGTCCAAGGCCAAGGCACTGCGCCCCTACGCCGAGAAGCTCGTCACGCACGCCAAGGCCGGCACGCTGGCTCACCGTCGTGAGGTGCTGAAGGTCATCCGCAACAAGGATGTCGTTCACACCCTGTTCGCCGAGATCGGCCCGTTCTACGCGGACCGTAACGGTGGATACACCCGCATCATCAAGACGATCCCCCGCAAGGGCGACAACGCTCCGATGGCAATCATCGAGCTCGTCAAGGAAAAGACCGTCACCTCCGAGGCTGACCGCGCACGTCGCGTCAAGGCTTCGCAGGATGCTCCCGCCGCAGAGAACGTCGTCGAGGCCGTTGAGGCCGAGGCAACCGAAGCTGAGGTCGAGAACGCCGATGCAGTTGTCGAAGCTATCGAGGACGAGACCGCAACTGCGGCCGACGCCCCCGAGGCCAAGAAGGACTAG
- a CDS encoding DNA-directed RNA polymerase subunit alpha, which produces MLISQRPTLTEEVIADNRSKFVIEPLEPGFGYTLGNSLRRTLLSSIPGAAVTSIRIDGVLHEFTTVPGVKEDVTDIILNLKGLVVSSEEDEPVTMYVRKQGPGAVTAGDIVPPAGVIVNNPDLHIATLNDKGKLEIELVVERGRGYVPAVQNKASGAEIGRIPVDSIYSPVLKVTYKVEATRVEQRTDFDRLVLDVETKNSITARDALASAGKTLVELFGLARELNVEAEGIEIGPSPAEADHIASFGLPIEDLDLTVRSYNCLKREGVHTVGELVGRTESDLLDIRNFGQKSIDEVKVKLHSLGLSLKDSPASFDPTTVAGYDAATGTWSDTDAGSFGDADGTEDYAETEQL; this is translated from the coding sequence ATGCTCATTTCTCAGCGACCCACGCTGACCGAAGAGGTCATCGCTGATAACCGCTCGAAGTTCGTCATCGAGCCCCTGGAGCCAGGTTTCGGGTACACGCTCGGCAATTCGCTGCGCCGCACGCTGCTCTCGTCGATCCCCGGCGCTGCTGTCACCAGCATCCGCATCGACGGCGTTCTCCACGAGTTCACCACGGTCCCCGGAGTCAAGGAAGACGTCACCGACATCATCCTGAACCTCAAGGGCCTCGTCGTGAGCTCCGAAGAGGACGAGCCGGTCACCATGTACGTCCGCAAGCAGGGCCCCGGCGCTGTTACTGCAGGCGACATCGTGCCCCCGGCCGGCGTCATCGTGAACAACCCTGATCTGCACATCGCCACCCTGAACGACAAGGGCAAGCTGGAGATCGAGCTCGTAGTCGAGCGCGGTCGTGGCTATGTCCCCGCCGTCCAGAACAAGGCGTCCGGCGCAGAGATCGGCCGCATTCCGGTCGACTCGATCTACTCGCCGGTGCTCAAGGTCACCTACAAGGTGGAGGCCACTCGCGTCGAACAGCGCACCGACTTCGATCGGCTCGTTCTCGACGTGGAAACGAAGAACTCCATCACCGCACGGGACGCGCTCGCTTCTGCGGGCAAGACCCTGGTTGAGCTCTTCGGCCTGGCCCGTGAGCTGAACGTCGAAGCAGAAGGCATCGAGATCGGACCCTCGCCCGCCGAGGCCGATCACATCGCATCCTTCGGACTCCCCATCGAGGATCTGGACCTCACGGTCCGTTCCTACAACTGCCTCAAGCGCGAAGGTGTTCACACCGTCGGTGAGCTTGTCGGCCGTACCGAGTCCGATCTGCTCGACATCCGCAACTTCGGACAGAAGTCCATCGACGAGGTCAAGGTCAAGCTGCATTCGCTCGGCCTGTCCCTCAAGGACAGCCCCGCATCCTTCGATCCCACGACCGTTGCAGGCTACGACGCCGCCACCGGAACGTGGAGTGACACCGATGCCGGTTCCTTCGGCGATGCCGACGGTACCGAGGACTACGCCGAGACCGAACAGCTGTAG
- the rpsD gene encoding 30S ribosomal protein S4 codes for MARYTGPITRKSRRLRVDLVGGDQAFERRPYPPGQHGRARIKESEYLLQLQEKQKARFTYGVMEKQFRLYYKEANNRPGKTGENLLTILESRLDNVVYRAGLARTRRQARQLVTHGHLLVNNKKVDIPSYRVSQYDIIDVKEKSLATLPFQVARETVGDRPVPAWLQVVGSRLRILVHQLPERAQIDIALQEQLIVEYYSK; via the coding sequence ATGGCACGTTATACCGGACCCATCACCCGCAAGTCGCGTCGTCTGCGCGTCGACCTCGTTGGAGGCGACCAGGCATTCGAGCGTCGCCCGTACCCGCCCGGACAGCACGGCCGCGCGCGTATCAAGGAGAGCGAGTACCTGCTCCAGCTGCAGGAGAAGCAGAAGGCTCGCTTCACCTACGGCGTCATGGAGAAGCAGTTCCGTCTGTACTACAAGGAGGCGAACAACCGCCCCGGTAAGACCGGCGAGAACCTGCTCACCATCCTGGAGTCGCGTCTCGACAACGTCGTGTACCGCGCAGGCCTCGCTCGTACGCGCCGTCAGGCACGTCAGCTGGTCACGCACGGTCACCTTCTCGTGAACAACAAGAAGGTCGACATCCCGAGCTACCGCGTCTCGCAGTACGACATCATCGATGTCAAGGAGAAGTCGCTCGCAACGCTTCCGTTCCAGGTTGCCCGTGAGACCGTCGGCGATCGCCCGGTTCCCGCGTGGCTGCAGGTTGTCGGCTCGCGTCTGCGGATCCTGGTTCACCAGCTTCCCGAGCGTGCGCAGATCGACATTGCTCTGCAGGAACAGCTCATCGTCGAGTACTACTCGAAGTAA
- the rpsK gene encoding 30S ribosomal protein S11 translates to MPPKSRSTGPKKTQKTRRRDKKNIPHGAAHIKSTFNNTIVSITDPAGNVISWASSGHVGFKGSRKSTPFAAQLAAESAARKAQEHGVKKVDVFVKGPGSGRETAIRSLQAAGLEVGTISDVTPQPHNGCRPPKRRRV, encoded by the coding sequence ATGCCCCCGAAGTCACGTAGCACCGGTCCGAAGAAGACCCAGAAGACGCGTCGCAGGGATAAGAAGAACATCCCGCACGGCGCCGCTCACATCAAGAGCACCTTCAACAACACCATCGTGTCCATCACGGACCCCGCCGGAAATGTCATTTCCTGGGCGTCTTCGGGACACGTCGGCTTCAAGGGTTCGCGTAAGTCGACTCCCTTCGCCGCTCAGCTTGCTGCTGAGAGCGCTGCCCGCAAGGCGCAGGAGCACGGTGTCAAGAAGGTTGACGTCTTCGTCAAGGGACCGGGTTCGGGTCGCGAGACCGCGATTCGTTCGCTCCAGGCCGCAGGCCTCGAGGTCGGCACCATTTCCGATGTAACTCCCCAGCCGCACAACGGCTGCCGTCCGCCCAAGCGGCGTCGGGTATAA
- the rpsM gene encoding 30S ribosomal protein S13, protein MARLSGVDLPREKRMEIALTYIYGIGRTRSKEILDATGVNPDLRSKDLSDEDLAKLREYIEESLKVEGDLRREVQADIRRKIEIGCYQGLRHRRGLPVRGQRTKTNARTRKGPKRTIAGKKKAK, encoded by the coding sequence ATGGCACGTCTCTCTGGTGTTGATCTTCCTCGCGAAAAGCGTATGGAGATCGCACTGACATACATCTACGGCATCGGCCGTACCCGCTCCAAGGAAATCCTTGACGCCACCGGCGTCAACCCGGATCTCCGGAGCAAGGACCTCTCGGACGAGGACCTGGCAAAGCTCCGCGAGTACATCGAGGAGTCGCTCAAGGTTGAGGGTGACCTTCGCCGCGAGGTTCAGGCCGACATCCGTCGCAAGATCGAGATCGGCTGCTACCAGGGCCTGCGCCACCGTCGTGGTCTGCCCGTGCGTGGTCAGCGCACCAAGACCAACGCCCGTACCCGTAAGGGTCCGAAGCGCACCATTGCCGGCAAGAAGAAGGCGAAGTAA
- the rpmJ gene encoding 50S ribosomal protein L36, with the protein MKVQPSVKKICEKCKVIRRNGRVMVICENLRHKQRQG; encoded by the coding sequence GTGAAGGTTCAGCCGAGCGTCAAGAAGATCTGCGAAAAGTGCAAAGTAATCCGCCGTAACGGCCGGGTCATGGTGATCTGCGAGAACCTGCGTCACAAGCAGCGTCAGGGCTAG
- the infA gene encoding translation initiation factor IF-1, with amino-acid sequence MAKKDGAIEVEGRVVEPLPNAMFRIELENGHKVLAHISGKMRQHYIRILPEDRVVVELSPYDLSRGRIVYRYK; translated from the coding sequence ATGGCTAAGAAAGACGGGGCCATCGAGGTCGAAGGACGAGTAGTCGAGCCGCTGCCCAATGCGATGTTCCGCATTGAGCTCGAGAATGGCCACAAGGTCCTCGCCCACATCAGCGGAAAGATGCGTCAGCACTACATTCGCATCCTCCCGGAAGATCGCGTTGTCGTAGAGCTCTCGCCCTACGATTTGTCGCGCGGACGCATCGTTTACCGCTACAAGTAA
- the map gene encoding type I methionyl aminopeptidase, with protein sequence MVFGRKRKVVPFRSAGELDAMAAAGAIVGSALVAVRAAAKPGVSTLELDAVAESVIRDAGAVPSFLGYNGFTGSICSSVNDRVVHGIPSAQDILAEGDLVSIDCGAILDGWHGDSAWTFGVGEISAADRDLSEATRLSMEAGIAAMIAGNRLTDVSHAIEVGTHAAEKLHGRSYGIVDGYGGHGIGREMHMDPFLANEGAPGKGPELVIGSCLAIEPMLTLGTTDTVILEDDWTVVTTDGSRAAHWEHTVAVTADGPRILTLRPE encoded by the coding sequence ATGGTTTTCGGGCGTAAACGCAAGGTTGTTCCGTTCCGCTCCGCGGGTGAACTCGACGCAATGGCTGCGGCCGGCGCAATCGTGGGATCGGCGTTGGTGGCGGTACGCGCTGCGGCAAAGCCCGGTGTCAGCACCCTGGAGTTGGATGCGGTTGCCGAGTCTGTCATCCGCGATGCCGGAGCGGTGCCGTCATTCCTCGGTTACAACGGTTTCACCGGTTCGATCTGTTCTTCGGTCAACGACCGGGTTGTTCACGGGATCCCGTCGGCGCAGGACATCCTCGCCGAGGGGGACCTGGTGTCCATCGACTGCGGCGCGATCCTCGACGGTTGGCACGGAGACTCCGCGTGGACGTTCGGCGTCGGCGAGATCAGTGCAGCCGATCGAGACCTGAGTGAAGCGACTCGGTTGTCGATGGAAGCCGGCATTGCGGCGATGATCGCTGGCAACCGTCTGACGGACGTGTCGCATGCCATCGAGGTCGGCACCCACGCTGCCGAGAAGCTACACGGCCGTTCATACGGAATCGTCGACGGCTACGGCGGTCACGGTATCGGTCGTGAGATGCACATGGATCCGTTCTTGGCCAACGAAGGTGCCCCGGGCAAGGGGCCCGAGTTGGTGATCGGGTCGTGCTTGGCGATCGAACCGATGTTGACCCTGGGGACCACGGATACCGTGATTCTCGAAGACGACTGGACTGTGGTGACCACAGACGGTTCGCGTGCTGCTCATTGGGAGCACACGGTTGCCGTCACGGCGGACGGCCCACGAATTCTGACGTTGCGGCCGGAGTAG
- a CDS encoding adenylate kinase — protein sequence MRLVLLGPPGAGKGTQAAILSEKFGVPHISTGDLFRANIGQSTPLGVEAKKFIDAGELVPSSITNDMVKARIAEPDAANGFLLDGFPRSVDQAEALEGILKDLDTKLDGVLSFVVDEDIVVERMLARGRADDTEDVIRNRLRVYRDETSPLFDYYKDSIVSVDAIGEVEEVNARALAALGK from the coding sequence GTGAGACTTGTCCTCCTTGGTCCTCCCGGTGCCGGCAAGGGCACCCAGGCCGCGATCCTGTCCGAGAAGTTCGGCGTTCCCCATATCTCGACGGGTGACCTCTTCCGAGCCAATATCGGCCAGTCCACCCCGCTCGGTGTGGAAGCGAAGAAGTTCATCGACGCCGGTGAGCTTGTTCCCAGCTCGATCACCAACGACATGGTGAAGGCACGCATCGCCGAGCCGGATGCCGCCAACGGATTCCTGCTCGACGGATTCCCGCGTTCGGTGGATCAGGCAGAGGCCCTCGAAGGCATCCTGAAGGATCTCGATACGAAGCTCGACGGCGTCCTCTCCTTCGTCGTCGACGAAGACATCGTGGTGGAGCGGATGCTTGCCCGCGGCCGTGCAGACGACACCGAGGACGTTATCCGCAACCGCCTCCGGGTCTACCGCGACGAGACGTCGCCGCTGTTCGACTACTACAAGGACAGCATCGTCTCCGTCGACGCGATCGGCGAGGTCGAAGAAGTCAACGCTCGCGCCCTGGCAGCGCTGGGTAAGTAA
- the secY gene encoding preprotein translocase subunit SecY has translation MLSAFVSALRTPDLRRKILFTLGLVALYRVGAVLPSPGMDYARVRECIDIANSGDSAGIYSLINLFSGGALLQLSVFAIGIMPYITASIIVQLLTVVIPKFEELRKEGQSGQAKMTQYTRYLSIALAVLQSTGIVALAARGQLLQGCDDIIADKSIFGLIILVLVMTAGAALVMWFGELITERGVGNGMSLLIFAGIASRIPSEGKSILDSRGPLVFALVCVAALLIIAGVVFVEQGQRRIPVQYAKRMVGRKMYGGSSTYLPLKVNQAGVIPVIFASSLLYLPNLIAQLTSASTAVEPSWWQRIINTYLVNPANPVYILIYFGLIVFFTYFYVAITFNPEERADEMKKFGGFIPGIRPGQPTADYLNYVLSRITLPGAIYLGTIAVLPNLFLDIGNGGGAQNLPFGGTAVLIMVSVGLDTVKQIESQLMQRNYEGFLK, from the coding sequence TTGCTTTCCGCCTTCGTTTCGGCCCTCAGGACACCCGACCTGAGGCGGAAGATCCTTTTCACCCTCGGCCTGGTAGCCCTTTACCGGGTCGGCGCAGTGCTTCCGTCACCTGGTATGGACTACGCCCGGGTGCGTGAGTGCATCGATATCGCCAACTCCGGCGACTCCGCCGGTATCTACTCGCTGATCAACCTGTTCTCCGGCGGAGCGCTCCTACAGCTGTCGGTGTTCGCGATCGGCATCATGCCGTACATCACCGCCAGCATCATCGTTCAGTTGCTGACCGTCGTCATCCCGAAGTTCGAGGAACTTCGCAAGGAAGGCCAGTCCGGCCAGGCCAAGATGACGCAGTACACGCGCTATCTCTCCATCGCTCTGGCTGTGCTTCAGTCGACGGGCATCGTTGCGCTCGCAGCTAGGGGACAGCTACTGCAGGGCTGTGACGACATCATCGCCGACAAGTCGATCTTCGGCTTGATCATCCTGGTGCTGGTCATGACTGCCGGCGCTGCACTCGTCATGTGGTTCGGTGAGCTCATCACCGAGCGCGGTGTCGGTAACGGTATGTCGCTCCTCATCTTCGCCGGTATCGCCTCGCGTATCCCGAGCGAAGGCAAGTCGATTCTCGACAGCCGCGGTCCACTGGTCTTCGCTCTGGTCTGCGTCGCGGCACTCCTGATCATTGCCGGCGTCGTTTTCGTCGAGCAGGGCCAGCGTCGAATCCCCGTGCAGTACGCCAAGCGCATGGTGGGACGCAAGATGTACGGCGGTTCGTCGACGTACCTGCCGCTCAAGGTGAACCAGGCCGGTGTCATCCCGGTGATCTTCGCGTCGTCGCTGCTGTACCTCCCCAACCTGATTGCGCAGCTCACGTCGGCCAGCACTGCGGTCGAACCCAGTTGGTGGCAGCGCATCATCAACACCTACTTGGTCAATCCCGCCAACCCGGTGTACATCCTGATCTACTTCGGTCTTATCGTGTTCTTCACGTACTTCTACGTCGCGATCACCTTCAATCCAGAAGAGCGCGCCGACGAGATGAAGAAGTTCGGTGGATTCATTCCAGGTATCCGTCCCGGTCAGCCGACCGCGGACTATCTCAACTACGTGCTGAGTCGCATCACCCTTCCGGGTGCGATCTACCTTGGCACCATTGCTGTTCTGCCCAATCTGTTCCTCGACATCGGGAATGGCGGCGGCGCGCAGAACCTGCCGTTCGGTGGCACCGCGGTGCTGATCATGGTCAGCGTCGGCCTGGACACCGTGAAGCAGATCGAGAGTCAGCTAATGCAGCGCAACTATGAAGGGTTCCTCAAGTGA
- the rplO gene encoding 50S ribosomal protein L15, whose protein sequence is MTIKLHHLRPAPGSKSNKIRVGRGEGGKRGKTAGRGTKGTKARNTVRVGFEGGQMPLHMRLPKLKGFKNPFRTEYQVVNVGDIARLFPEGGAITVEDLVAKGAVRKNQLVKVLGDGELTVAVQVTVDKFTGSAKEKIAAAGGSATEL, encoded by the coding sequence ATGACCATCAAACTGCACCACCTGCGCCCCGCTCCCGGATCCAAGTCCAACAAGATTCGTGTTGGACGCGGCGAGGGCGGCAAGCGTGGTAAGACCGCAGGTCGCGGTACCAAGGGCACCAAGGCACGTAACACCGTGCGCGTGGGCTTCGAGGGTGGACAGATGCCGCTTCACATGCGTCTGCCCAAGCTCAAGGGCTTCAAGAACCCCTTCCGCACCGAGTACCAGGTCGTCAATGTCGGCGACATCGCCCGTCTGTTCCCCGAAGGTGGAGCAATCACGGTCGAGGATCTCGTTGCCAAGGGCGCAGTCCGCAAGAACCAGCTCGTCAAGGTTCTGGGCGACGGCGAACTGACTGTTGCCGTTCAGGTGACCGTCGACAAGTTCACCGGCTCCGCCAAGGAAAAGATTGCTGCTGCCGGTGGTTCCGCCACCGAGCTGTGA
- the rpmD gene encoding 50S ribosomal protein L30: MADLKVTQIKSIIGTKQNQKDSLRTLGLKGIRQTVVREDNAQNRGLINVVRHLVTVEEV, translated from the coding sequence ATGGCAGATCTCAAGGTCACTCAGATCAAGAGCATCATCGGGACCAAGCAGAACCAGAAGGATTCTCTGCGCACGCTCGGTCTCAAGGGCATCCGTCAGACCGTTGTTCGTGAGGACAACGCACAGAACCGCGGTCTGATCAACGTGGTGCGCCACCTCGTAACAGTTGAGGAGGTCTAA
- the rpsE gene encoding 30S ribosomal protein S5 has translation MPGRQRRDGGSGPAGQNGPNSGDNSNARGDNRGGGRDRRDGGRGGNAAEKSQFIERVVTINRVSKVVKGGRRFSFTALVIVGDGNGLVGVGYGKAKEVPAAIQKGVEEARKSFFRVPMIGNTITHPVQGEAAAGIVMLRPASPGTGVIAGGAVRAVLECAGIADILSKSLGSDNAINVVHATVAALKGLQRPEEVAARRGLTLEEVAPAGMLRARAQAAGSVK, from the coding sequence ATGCCGGGACGTCAAAGGCGTGACGGCGGAAGCGGACCCGCCGGACAGAATGGCCCCAACAGCGGCGACAACAGCAACGCTCGTGGGGACAACCGTGGTGGCGGCCGTGACCGTCGCGACGGTGGCCGTGGCGGAAACGCTGCGGAGAAGTCACAGTTCATCGAGCGCGTTGTCACGATCAACCGCGTCTCCAAGGTCGTCAAGGGTGGTCGTCGCTTCAGCTTCACCGCCCTCGTGATCGTCGGAGACGGCAACGGACTGGTCGGCGTCGGCTACGGAAAGGCCAAGGAAGTTCCCGCGGCCATCCAGAAGGGTGTCGAGGAGGCTCGCAAGAGCTTCTTCCGCGTCCCGATGATCGGCAACACCATCACTCACCCCGTTCAGGGTGAGGCTGCTGCCGGCATCGTCATGCTTCGCCCGGCAAGCCCCGGTACCGGTGTTATCGCCGGTGGCGCGGTGCGTGCCGTGCTGGAGTGCGCTGGTATCGCGGACATCCTGTCGAAGTCGCTCGGTAGCGACAACGCCATCAACGTCGTGCACGCGACCGTTGCTGCGCTCAAGGGTCTGCAGCGTCCCGAGGAAGTTGCGGCTCGCCGCGGCCTCACCCTCGAAGAGGTTGCACCCGCCGGCATGCTGCGCGCTCGCGCACAGGCTGCTGGGAGTGTGAAGTAA
- the rplR gene encoding 50S ribosomal protein L18 translates to MSQTANQKAKRIPLGKDASTKRRLSKTRRHFRLRKKVSGTPERPRLVVNRSSRHIHVQLVDDLAGHTLASASTIEADVRVAEGDKKAASAKVGQLIAERAKAAGVEAVVFDHGGHGYHGRIAALADAAREGGLKF, encoded by the coding sequence ATGAGCCAGACTGCAAACCAGAAAGCCAAGCGGATTCCGCTGGGCAAGGATGCGTCCACGAAGCGTCGTCTCTCGAAGACACGTCGTCACTTCCGTCTCCGCAAGAAGGTCTCCGGCACGCCCGAGCGTCCCCGCTTGGTCGTCAACCGGTCCTCACGCCACATCCACGTCCAGCTCGTGGACGACCTGGCAGGCCACACTCTGGCTTCCGCGTCGACCATCGAAGCCGACGTGCGCGTGGCCGAAGGCGACAAGAAGGCTGCGAGCGCGAAGGTCGGTCAGCTGATCGCCGAGCGCGCGAAGGCTGCCGGCGTGGAAGCAGTGGTCTTCGACCACGGCGGACACGGCTACCACGGTCGTATCGCGGCCTTGGCAGACGCAGCTCGCGAAGGCGGGTTGAAGTTCTGA